A single Nicotiana tabacum cultivar K326 chromosome 5, ASM71507v2, whole genome shotgun sequence DNA region contains:
- the LOC142180909 gene encoding uncharacterized protein LOC142180909 — MTLAKYYPDEFGELKFRDLNQQLDTFILHMKHGDARFSNLKGIGDLTKALVEANLVETYSLVYLLVKLTIILPVATATVERAFASMKYIKDELRSCIGDAFLNDCLVCYFEKEVFANTMVRSRGRCDTSNGRGELSQG, encoded by the exons ATGACATTGGCCAAGTATTATCCAGATGAGTTTGGTGAATTGAAGTTTCGAGATCTTAATCAGCAACTTGACACTTTCATATTGCACATGAAACATGGTGACGCTAGATTCTCGAATTTGAAAGGAATTGGTGATTTGACAAAAGCGTTGGTTGAAGCAAATCTTGTGGAGACATATTCACTTGTTTATTTACTTGTGAAGTTGACTATAATTTTACCTGTCGCGACAGCAACGGTAGAAAGAGCATTCGCATCCATGAAGTACATCAAGGATGAATTGCGTAGTTGTATTGGTGATGCATTTTTAAATGATTGTTTAGTTTGTTACTTTGAAAAAGAAGTATTTGCAAAT acaatggttcgatctagGGGAAGATGTGACACTTCTAATGGGAGGGGTGAACTTTCTCAGGGATGA